One region of Girardinichthys multiradiatus isolate DD_20200921_A chromosome 1, DD_fGirMul_XY1, whole genome shotgun sequence genomic DNA includes:
- the LOC124874074 gene encoding uncharacterized protein LOC124874074 isoform X1, which translates to MTILQSFIFFLLSLQIRDGCTVEAATLYGASGENISFMCLFHSFGTLKILCRETCEGENLLIRTSDDTAQSGRYTIKYIREASRTYSVLSVSISELTQSNSGLYRCGLGDSSSSASYQDFRLVVAEAVLDGNKDHHFYKEPGSSLTVICSFGSSGRTKSFCRGGCREEEVLVQTDGDRAQRGRYSIEYDAGPASGAVLLVTVTHLTQSDSGRYRCRMDKTLLADLFRDFSITVTEVDPSISTPPTTQSLCSSLASVFSKTTDVTLENTTTSKGSSFQTSANVLWMALILTFTMVLFSVAVLIYCNKTLDKPQTGIFIQPEQAPATELRLSRMHEDDRGGDEEWRYVDVDIYLTYCETSNTDTFQHKAEDESSKSNYTEVKISSRSSASPVRGPCKNIHSVVYSALQMDVSSDSCHAVEDLL; encoded by the exons ATGACCATCCTGCAaagcttcatcttcttcctcctct ctctgcagatCAGAGATGGCTGTACTGTCGAAGCAGCAACACTTTATGGAGCATCTGGAGAAAACATCTCATTTATGTGCCTCTTTCACTCATTTGGAACCTTGAAGATCCTCTGCAGAGAAACCTGTGAAGGAGAAAACCTCCTCATTAGAACAAGTGATGACACAGCTCAGAGTGGACGATACACTATTAAATACATTAGAGAAGCTTCTAGAACATACTCAGTTCTGTCTGTGAGCATCTCAGAGCTGACCCAGTCCAACTCAGGACTGTACAGATGTGGTTTAGGCGACTCCTCATCATCAGCTTCATACCAGGACTTCAGACTTGTTGTTGCAGAAG CTGTGCTGGATGGAAACAAGGATCATCACTTCTATAAAGAACCTGGCAGCTCACTCACAGTCATCTGTTCCTTTGGTTCCTCTGGAAGAACAAAGTCCTTCTGCAGAGGAGGATGTAGAGAAGAAGAGGTTCTTGTTCAGACAGATGGAGACAGAGCTCAGAGAGGCAGATACAGCATTGAATATGATGCAGGACCAGCCTCAGGAGCAGTTCTGTTGGTGACCGTCACACATCTGACCCAGTCTGACTCAGGACGGTACAGATGTAGGATGGACAAAACCTTATTAGCAGATTTATTCAGAGATTTCAGCATCACTGTTACAGAAG TTGACCCATCAATCTCCACACCACCAACCACACAGAGTTTATGCTCCAGTTTAGCTTCAGTTTTCTCTAAAACCACAGATGTGACTCTGGAGAACACAACAACATCTAAAG GTTCTTCTTTTCAAACATCTGCAAACGTTCTGTGGATGGCGCTGATTCTGACCTTCACCATGGTCCTGTTCTCTGTGGCTGTGCTGATttactgcaataaaacattGGATAAACCCCAAACAG gtaTCTTCATCCAACCAGAGCAAGCTCCTGCCACTGAACTGAGG CTCAGTAGAATGCATGAAGACGACAGAGGGGGGGATGAAGAGTGGAGATATGTGGATGTGGATATCTACTTAACTTACTGTGAAACCTCAAACACTGACACTTTTCAGCACAAA GCTGAAGATGAATCAAGTAAAAGCAACTACACAGAGGTGAAGATCTCAAGCAGAAGCTCAGCCTCTCCTGTCAGAGGTCCCTGTAAAAACATTCACAGTGTTGTCTACTCTGCCCTACAGATGGATGTGAGCTCTGACAGCTGCCATGCTGTGGAGGatctcctctaa
- the LOC124874074 gene encoding polymeric immunoglobulin receptor-like isoform X2, giving the protein MTILQSFIFFLLSLQIRDGCTVEAATLYGASGENISFMCLFHSFGTLKILCRETCEGENLLIRTSDDTAQSGRYTIKYIREASRTYSVLSVSISELTQSNSGLYRCGLGDSSSSASYQDFRLVVAEAVLDGNKDHHFYKEPGSSLTVICSFGSSGRTKSFCRGGCREEEVLVQTDGDRAQRGRYSIEYDAGPASGAVLLVTVTHLTQSDSGRYRCRMDKTLLADLFRDFSITVTEVDPSISTPPTTQSLCSSLASVFSKTTDVTLENTTTSKGSSFQTSANVLWMALILTFTMVLFSVAVLIYCNKTLDKPQTGIFIQPEQAPATELRLSRMHEDDRGGDEEWRYVDVDIYLTYCETSNTDTFQHKAEDESSKSNYTEMDVSSDSCHAVEDLL; this is encoded by the exons ATGACCATCCTGCAaagcttcatcttcttcctcctct ctctgcagatCAGAGATGGCTGTACTGTCGAAGCAGCAACACTTTATGGAGCATCTGGAGAAAACATCTCATTTATGTGCCTCTTTCACTCATTTGGAACCTTGAAGATCCTCTGCAGAGAAACCTGTGAAGGAGAAAACCTCCTCATTAGAACAAGTGATGACACAGCTCAGAGTGGACGATACACTATTAAATACATTAGAGAAGCTTCTAGAACATACTCAGTTCTGTCTGTGAGCATCTCAGAGCTGACCCAGTCCAACTCAGGACTGTACAGATGTGGTTTAGGCGACTCCTCATCATCAGCTTCATACCAGGACTTCAGACTTGTTGTTGCAGAAG CTGTGCTGGATGGAAACAAGGATCATCACTTCTATAAAGAACCTGGCAGCTCACTCACAGTCATCTGTTCCTTTGGTTCCTCTGGAAGAACAAAGTCCTTCTGCAGAGGAGGATGTAGAGAAGAAGAGGTTCTTGTTCAGACAGATGGAGACAGAGCTCAGAGAGGCAGATACAGCATTGAATATGATGCAGGACCAGCCTCAGGAGCAGTTCTGTTGGTGACCGTCACACATCTGACCCAGTCTGACTCAGGACGGTACAGATGTAGGATGGACAAAACCTTATTAGCAGATTTATTCAGAGATTTCAGCATCACTGTTACAGAAG TTGACCCATCAATCTCCACACCACCAACCACACAGAGTTTATGCTCCAGTTTAGCTTCAGTTTTCTCTAAAACCACAGATGTGACTCTGGAGAACACAACAACATCTAAAG GTTCTTCTTTTCAAACATCTGCAAACGTTCTGTGGATGGCGCTGATTCTGACCTTCACCATGGTCCTGTTCTCTGTGGCTGTGCTGATttactgcaataaaacattGGATAAACCCCAAACAG gtaTCTTCATCCAACCAGAGCAAGCTCCTGCCACTGAACTGAGG CTCAGTAGAATGCATGAAGACGACAGAGGGGGGGATGAAGAGTGGAGATATGTGGATGTGGATATCTACTTAACTTACTGTGAAACCTCAAACACTGACACTTTTCAGCACAAA GCTGAAGATGAATCAAGTAAAAGCAACTACACAGAG ATGGATGTGAGCTCTGACAGCTGCCATGCTGTGGAGGatctcctctaa